The segment AAAATAGAcacattatttatatttaaaaaacaaaaaacaaccccccaaaaccacagcaatCTTCAGAACAATTTATGTAGTTTCTTCATAATGCTGAATTCCAGGTATTCATCCAGAAAGCTGTTAACaatcccagcagcacccagggttATTAAGAAAACCAGAATCACTACATTCAAATAAAAACCTGTTAACCTagaagaggaaagcaggaaaaatactgTTACAAGCCATACTGGGTGTGTTCACAGTGCAATTGCTTGTCCACACCAGTTAAGAAGAGGTGTGTAGAATAAGAAAAGATCACTGCAATGCTACCTTGGGGTGTTTGGGTAATAAACCTGTCCCACATGAGAGTTTTGGTATGGAAAAGAGATTCCTAATATCCTCTCTCTGAAAAAGCTCTTCCCCCTTGTTTCTGAATATTACTGTGAAAGTTAGGATGAAGTTCTTTGCCCAAAAAATCTTTCTATCTTCAGTTCTTAGATCAAGAGGTTCAGCCTCCCAAGGAAGCCCACAAACAGTGGTGGCTTCACTAGAGACAGAGCTTTACACTCTGGTGTAAAACTCAGTTATgttctgcttgtttgtttatttacatAGTTTTGCTCCCCAAACTTCCTTAATAGTTGCCACTCTTCTGGCTGTTGTTCCTTGCATCATTTGAATTATTGCAGCTCTTATTGGGAGATATAAAATCCCCTCCATGAGTTTGCTCTGGAAAAcacctcctctcctttctcttaaGCAACAGTGATTCCAAAGAGGGCAAAGTTGCTCCAGTGGAGGTTTAGaatagatattaggaagaatttctttactcaAAGAGTAGTCAAGCACTGGGATGGGCTGcttagggaggtggtggagtcacaatccctggaagtattaaaaaaaaagtgtagatGTGTCACTAAAGAACATGCTCCAGTGggcacagggtttttttctgggcagtTTTCTTAGAGGTGTcttccaaccatgacaattctgtgatgctgtgagaGCAGTGGTGAAAGTCTAGTGAAGGAGAGTGGTAACATCAGCACACAAGCTATGGAAAACAGCACTGCAGTAcagccttctgctgctgcaagatAATTCACTACAAAACAGTCTGATTGTTTTATATCTTCCTCTAGAAATACATATTCCAAGGCTTAATTTTTGTGAATGATCTGTATTCTGGAAGAGGAGCCTGAGGTCAGGACACAGAAGACAGGGCAGTGGTTTCagtgaaacaagaaataaaCTGTGAGTATTTATAGCAGAGGGGAGTTTTGCCATTTTGTTGAAGCAGAATTCATGTTAGAAGATGCTATCCACTTGTCATTCATTAGGGTATCcttttctgaagctgttttCTTACCTCTTTGGTGAAAGCTCATCAGCCTCCAGGGACAGATTTGCTTGTTTCCCTCAGTACATTTTGTATGGCTACACTGAATTTTCTACTGTGACAAACTAAAGGAAAAATGGGAACAGCAGCCAGGCAAGCTCTGTTCCCAGACCTCTCTGAGCCTGGTTGCCAAGATGCTTGGTACAAAGCAGGCACCCACAAGGTGAGCATCAAACCTTTTGTCTCTCCTGACCTGTAGCTCATGCACTTCTTAACCCAGGCTTCTGCTGGAGGAGCCATCCCTCCTCCCTCAGGCCTTTCCTCCCAGACCTCTTGCTGACACTTTGCACATGTTGTCTTCAATTATAGTCACTTTTTCACTGCCAGGCCTTGGCTCTCAGCCCAGCTTCAGACCACAGCCTGGGGCTTTTAACCTGTGTTCAGCTGGCAGCTTACTTACCTTCCTCTCACTGACTTCATGTAACCATGGAAGTACTTGTAGCAGGCAAACAGGTACAGCAGACCCAGGAAGGAGGCTAATTCTAGGAAAGAAAAGGTGATTAGAGGCAGAAAAGACCAgttacaaaatttaaaaaatgaggatCATAGTTAACATGTTGAGTTATGTTTTCTAATTGTATAGCTCTGGGGATTTTCCCAGCTAACCCGTACCCTGAGAAAGAATGATtcaagatatatatatatatatattcttaaaCATTCATTACAGGAGTTTCTTCAGTTGAGTTTACAGATAGAGGTGGGAATGGGAttgtacaaaagaaaaaaaatctaaattccTTCCCTGAAGAGACATCAACAAGTGACAGGAATCCCTGACACACTCACACCCTGAGTTTGGTGGTTATGCCAGAGGCAGGATAGTTGGTTGGAGCACTGTGGCTTGACCCAGCACTGTCATTTTGTATTGTTATGGCAGTTCATGCTAAAGGGGAGtgtttgttttggaaagaaaatcttATTTATGTTGTTAATAACCTACTTTGCATTTATATAGCAGCTTTTATCCCAGGACATGAGAGGAAGCTGTAGTGAAGTTAGCTTTCTGACCTCCCTGTGGGAAGAGTATAAAGTCACCTCCATTTGACAGATGGAGTGGGGTGTGTAGGTCACTCATATTATCCAGGACTGAGCACTGGTAGTTAATTTGATGTTCTTTCAAACTGTGCAAGTATTACAGAGCAGAGCTTTGGCTGTCTTCTGGATTAACTCGTGCAAACACACCTTGGGGAGACActtagctgaaaaaaagacttaagGAGGGGATAACATAATCCTTCTCTCCTTACATATGACAGCACATGCCTGTGTTGCTGGCTTGCAGCTGTGATTTTCCTTGATTCAAGTGTCTGTCTGGAAGCTCATGTCCTGTCTCATCTGCAGTTTGTTGATtaaagcagtgctgctttggGTTTACATTGGATGTGCACTGGAGCTGGGACTCTGGCTATAAGAGAGCCTCAAAACAAAATGACTCTTTTGGAGCAAACATAGAAAGTGGAGAAGAAAGGTAGACATTCAGAAAGGAGACTATTGTGGGCATGAACCAGATATCCCTTCTCCAGCCCATGGACTTCATGCTTCTAAAACATCAGCTGAGAAAGGgttaatcatagaattggctgggttggaagggacctcagagctcatcaagtccaacccttgatccactcccgctgcagttcccagcccatggcactgagtgccacatccaggctcttttgaaatagctccagggatggagaatccaccccttccctgggcagcccattccaatgtctgatcaccctctcagtaaagaaattctttctaatgtccaacctaaacctcccctggcacaacttgagacctcttgtgccctcttgcAGAAGACAAGATAAAGCAGAAGGCAAAAATGAGGCTCTGCCACAAGTTCTACCTCTGTGAGAGGGTTCCACCCCCTTCCCATCACTTCTCAGAGACATCACAGCCCCACCTTTGGAAGTCCAACAGAGTGAGAGGTATGAAAGCTCCCTGGTGTTCTAAGTTCACTGCTCAGTGAatgaaaaaactgtttttttggAGTCTCTGCTGCATACCTGAGATGCACTTGCTATGGCTGGAGATGCCACTCTCATGACCCTGAGCTTCAGTGCTGTGTCCCAGAATAAACACATGAGTCACAGCCCAGTGGCAATGTCACTCAGCTGGGATGTAAAAACCCAAAGGTTTGCTGGCTTGGACTCCATCTCCAGCACCCAGAGGTCCAGCCACAGCGATGAGTGCTCTGACCAGAGTCTTTTTAGGCTGCCTTCTTCCCAGGGATGATAGCTGTGCTTGATGTCCTGGGAGAACTGTCCCAGCAGGGGAAGATAATTGTTAGTGGGAAGCATCTGGGAGCTGCTTTTCTCAGCAACTCACCCTGCAAATCCACTGGATATGTGATAAATGAGCCATGCTCTGGCTCCTTGGTTTGCAGAGGCAAACAAAAGCTGGTGGGGATGTGTGAAATGCTGTGACTAAGTGGGGATTTCAGTGTCACTGAGTATTCTTTTAGGAAGGCCATGCTAAGATAATGTAAttagaagaagggaaaaagatgTCTGCAGTCACTTACCTGCTGATGaaaagaatttatatttttttttaggttatgTAAAACCTTTCAGTccaagataaaaacaaaaaaggtttaCCTTGATTAAAAAACCATCCTGCAGTCCAGAGGACAGTCAGGAATACTGGGTAAAACTCCACACAGTTTTGTCTGCAGAATAAATTTGAAAGAACATtactctggaaaagaaaagaactgtGAGTGGGATTGTCAAGGAGAATTGCCTTTGGCCTCCTTTAGTTGCCCCTCAATCTAATGCTATCAAATCCAATGGGAACACACCCAAACCAGCATTAGGCACTCCTAAAAATCCTGTTATTTGTAACCTCAAATGCCAACTATTTCAAATACTTGCCTGGTATTTAAACTCAGACAAGGATCTGGATCCCAACTACAGTGAAATCAATAGGACAGATGATCCTAAATGAAGTgcagcagagaggcaggaaTTCCCACTCAGAGATGTGATTTTAAGGAGTTCCATCTTGGGGATGTGATGTTAATCACTGATCTCCATACTCAGGATGAAGTTTTGTGGGTCAGCATCCATCCCCCAGGCTTcaagaggaagcagagagctgtgTGTAGCAGCTTGGATTGCTCTGCTGAGGCCTCTGAAGTGCTGTCAGGCACAGTCAGCACACCCCAATCTTCTGATGATGAGGACCATAACATCCTTGTTGGCATGTTCCATCCAGCCACGTTCCCTCTCTGGGATGGGGAATTTGGGCATAGGGAATTTGGACATGGGGAATTTGCCCTGGTGACATTTTCTGTGAGGTGATCAGCGTTAGTTATCCGTGCGCAAGAGACGAGGGGTTATCCCAGCTTCCACAGGGTCCCTCCCTGAAGCCCTGCTCCTCTTCACCCTTAAGCCTTGTCATCAGGGCTTGGATGCAAGGTGGTGTTTAAGGGGTTGGTCAAAATTCACTCTTTATTTTGTGTTCACACTCTTTATTCACTCAGGCCTGAAGCCCTGAGGTGGCTGGCAATACTGAGGGAAGCTCGGTGCTCCTGTGACAAGTCAGGCACAAGACAGAAGTGCCCCACAAGGGGCATGTTGGGAGGCTTGATCTTCCAGGGGAGGAATTGTTTACAGAGATGTGATGTTAATCACTGATCTCCATACTCAGGATGAAGTTTTGTGGGTCAGCATCCCCCAGGCTTcaagaggaagcagagagctgtgTGTAGCAGCTTGGATTGCTCTGCTGAGGCCTCTGAAGTGCTGTCAGGCACAGTCAGCACACCCCAATCTTCTGATGATGAGGACCATAACATCCGTGTTGGCACCATCAGTTTTCCCACCCCTGCTTTCTTGGGATGTATTTTGTTGGTTCTgactgaatttctttttaacaaatcAGGAATCCTAACATATTCTGTTACCTAACATGTTGTCTAATGTATTCTGCATCTTCCTGTTGTTATCCAGTATAACTACACCTGGATGGGAATGTTTGAAATCAATATAGATTTTTAGCATAGTATCACTGGCTAATCCTGAATGAAGGCCTTGAGGAAAATGCTGTCTCCTCAGGCTGCTCTGCCATCCTCCACTGTGAAAACAGAGactttctgtgcttctcttcCACATGTTTGGTGTTAGCCACGTTCCAAGAGCTAACAGCACAGCTTGCTGGGTCCAGAACATCTAAATTCTCTAAGTTACATCAATAAGCTCTTAGCCCCTACTTAGGTTTGGGTAAGCTGATTGCCTAGTTTGACCAGAATTTGAGCAGGGACTGTTTTAAATGAGCATTAAAGTAAGAGCTGAGCCATTGGAAAAGCAACCTGTTCATTCACTGGTTGGCTGGTTGGATttggtggtgggttttgggggcttttttttttttttttttttgagcaaagGTTGCAAAGGAAAAGTTAGTGTTTTAAGATAATGTTTATTCTTCTCTTCTGGACTGACTTGTTATTCATCTTAATGATCTCCAGACTTACTGTGCACGAAATGTTCTGTCAAATTCTGGAGCTCCAGTGACAGCTGGGGGCATGACCTTGTGCTTCATTCTTGATCTCCTCACCAGCCAAGCAAAATGATCTGTAAGCAAAAATAAGGGCTCAAAAATCACAGCATTCCTTGGCTCAGTTGTGTCTCTAACATGTCAGTAGTTTTTAAAGCAGAGATCATTGTTCTTCAGCTCTTTCCATTGACAGAAAGAGACTGATATTAGATAAACCATTTTTTCCCTACAAAAGGTTAGATTTTATCACCAAGAGTGACTTTCTCATGAGGAGGGGGGGATATTGCTGTTTcagaaatacattaattatcttaattaattaataatggATTAATATATAGctattattaattttatgcaATTACTAAAGTAGCTGTGATTTAGATCTGTATCTCAGGACCCAAATGTCTCTGATGGAGGTCACTTCCCTCCTTACTTGGATAGCATATGGTCATTTTGGTTTAGTGACCTCAGAGCTCTGATGCTTTGGGGCAGGCAGCATTACAgtctctggaaacaaaaatctgGTAGCCACCTTTTTAGTTATTTATCCATATGTTATGGTGCATGCTTGTCCATCTGCTGTTATTGTCTTGGGCTCTCCCTTCACCTTCAGGATGTTGCAGAGAGCTATAACTGGGGAGgctgtatcacagaatcatagaatgggctgggttggaagggacctcagagatcatcaagtccaacccttgatccactcccactgcagttcccagcccatggcacatccaggctcttttgaaatatctccagggatggagaatccaccccttccctgggcagcccattccaatggctgatcaccctctccctaaagaaattctttctaatgtccaacctaaacctcccctggcacaacttgagacctcttgtgccctcttgtcttgctgagagttgcctgggaaaagagcccaacccccccctggctccaacctcctttcagggagttggagagggtgatgaggtctcccctgagcctcctcttctccagcctgaagcctcttccctgctctccatcTGATCTCCTGGAGGCCTCTGAGTCTATGGAAGAACCTGTGCTGTTCCCACCTCCACTGACTGGAGCTGATAGTACTTACCTGTCCTGTAAAGTGGTTTTTAGAACTGATGCAGAGCCATGAAAAAGATAGATTGCTTACCATATGGTGACTAAGTATCAGTTACTTACCAAAAGAAAGCCCAACCCAGTCAAACACCATCCCTGCCCTTCTGATCTGTCTAGGAGAATTTCTGATCTGTATCTGCAGAGCTGATTTTCCTCATGTCCTCATTGCAGAAGTCTCCCCCTAAAAGCTGAACCAGAGACTCCCAAGGACAAAAGGCAACTTTCTACTTGCAGCAGGGATATTGGGCATCATCCTGTTTGACTTGAAAACTCCCTAGGTTGTTTTGAAAACTCcttgaaaacttgaaaactCCTGCAGTTGTTTTTCTGGCCATGCCATAACCACCCTGTGTCAGAAGCTCACTATCTACCTGGTACCTAAACTTTACCTGAGCCCAGAAAACAGGTACCCAGCTGAGTGCACTAAAAAGATTTGACTAAAGGGCAAGCTGAGAGTGGTACCTTCTGTCCCCCTTTTGGGACCAGTGGCattaaaatgcagctttattAGGGGTGCTGCCCTCTGTACCTCTTATGTCTTAGCCTTGTGGCCAAAGGCTTTTcccagaaaaagcttttctccaTCTGTCTTCTCCCCACATGAGTAATTATGGGCTGTGTTCAAGTGACCTTTTCACCTTTCTTTCCAGAGCATCTCAGATATCACTCTGTAAGGCAGGTTTACAGGACCTTTCATTGTATTTGCATCCAGCAAGACCTTCTCCACTCCCAGCCACTCATCTCTTGGGATTCCTGGTGATTCATCCCCTCTTTGCCACCTTCCAGCCCTTTCAGAGGGGAAGAATGGTAACAGAGAAGATGCTTCAGGGAGAGTGCAACTTGTGGAAGCCCAACCATTACCTCTGAGAAATATTTGCCCCAGAAAACTTAACTGAAAAGTTGGGGTTTATCTTCTGTTGCCCACAAAATGATGTCAATTTTATGGCAAATTCCACATGCTGCTAAATCCTGCCTGGCTTACGGGATGGGTGAGCCATAGTGTTTTGTGCAGTGGCATTTTTAGCCAGCAATGCATCCCTCATTTTTTGGCCACGTTGAGCCATTTCAATACTTGCAGCCAGTCTGGCACCAGGATTTTTCTACTGGGCAACTGAGGCAAGCCAGGGTGGTTCATTGCATCCAGAtcagttggaaaaaaatttaaaaatttaaaaatctttgaatGGTTGCTGGACAAAATGAACTTATTGGAGGAAATAAGAAGATTAAGGTTGAGGAGCAGAGGTTTGCACAGGGAGATTCTGCTTAACCTTATCTAGAAAGAGGTTGTGATAGTATAGCCAACCATCCCAAAATCAACTTCTTCAGTGGCCTCCACTGTAATGGAGGAGAATTTTGTCTcagctggggacaagggggcTTTTATAGGCCCATGAAAACCAAGCTGCAGCAATACATAGCCAGAGGACTAGAGTCATGTCTGGCaccttaaaagaaaagctgagccTGGCATGCAGAACAAGAGAGGTGCCAACCAGGCACCCAAAAACTTGCTCAGGGTGGGAGTAGTTGCTATGGGTTTTGTCAACTGCTATAGGTTTAGCTCCTTTCTGGTGAATGGAAAGTGAAGCTGTAACTCCAAATTTAAGCTTTGTGATCATGGTTTAACAAGgcctaaaataaataataaagtaatGGGAGAGCTTTTCTGTCTCACTCACTGGAGGTGCTGATGTGAGGACTCCAGGgagcactgcagcaggagtAAGGAAAGGTtttcagagccttttcttccccctgtTAAAGTTGTTAAATTCTAGCAGGCTAAATTACAGGACTGAGGTAGCTGCAAAGTATGCTTGACTtgcctttgtttgctttttttgtttgttttcacttgCAGGAGGTGGGATTTATGGTTACTGAGTATCTTTACTCTGAAAATACAGGACAAAGCAGGCTTTGAAGGGATGTTACTCTCAAACATTTTATGTAGGTTTAAAAGCCTGGAGGGAAACTGATACCTTGATCACAGTGTATGATAATGAATATTAATTTGCATGGCCTGGTCTaatgacctttaaaaaaagaaaaatcaaatacttTTTAGCAATGTCTTGCTGGGTCCTGGAATTACCAAGAGTGATGTTAAAATGTCCTAGTACAGAGGGATGCTTCACAATAGAGTAGTGAGACCCCAgtcctcccttttctctcctgtctcaaTGGTTGGGATTCACTCTGTCCTTTCCTTGGATTCTCCTACAAAACACTGATCTCCCAAGCAAATCTTAGCTGCCTAAAGCTGGATTTCTGGCTGCAAACTGCTTCCTGCATTGTTTCTGCTCCTTCTACCCCAGAGCATTTCTTGCCCAGCTCCATCTCCTACTGACCCAATTCCTGAGGTAACTCATGGTTCTGAGACAGCATCTCCTGTGCCTCTGATGACTGCTAAGTGAAacccacctcccagctctggttTGGGGAGGTCGTGTTGCCCATCAGCATCCTCCCAACTCAGGGATGAAGGCACAGGAGAACCAACAGAGCAAGGAGGAATCTGTGAGTGCTGGGTGTACTTTGCTCTCTGAGATAACTTGGCCATCACAAGGAAAAAcatgtggccagcaggtccagggaagggattctgcccctgtgctcagccctggggaggccacagcttgagtcctgtgtccagttctgggcccctcagctcaggaaggagattgaggtgctggagcaggtccagagaagagcaaggaggctgtgaagggatccagcacaagtcctgtgaggaagggctgagggagctgggggtgttgaggctggagaagaggaggctcaggggagacctcatcactctctacaactccctgaaaggaggttggagccaggggggggttgggctcttttcccaggcaactctcagcaagacaagagggcacaagaggtctcaagttgtgccaggggaggtttaggttggacattagaaagaatttctttacagagcgggtgatcagccattggaatgggctgcccagggaaggggtggattctccatccctggagctatttcaaaagagcctggatgtggcactcagtgccatgggctgggaactgcagcgggagtggatcaagggttg is part of the Heliangelus exortis chromosome 10, bHelExo1.hap1, whole genome shotgun sequence genome and harbors:
- the MGST2 gene encoding microsomal glutathione S-transferase 2, whose protein sequence is MGADGIFLAAVSLLSALQQYHFAWLVRRSRMKHKVMPPAVTGAPEFDRTFRAQQNCVEFYPVFLTVLWTAGWFFNQELASFLGLLYLFACYKYFHGYMKSVRGRLTGFYLNVVILVFLITLGAAGIVNSFLDEYLEFSIMKKLHKLF